CGATATCCGCACGTAATGTATGAAGTGGAACTGTTCCTTCTGAATATCCTTCAGAACGAGCAATATCAGCACCATTCAAACGACCAGAAACTTGAGTTTTAATACCTTTTGCTCCTGCACGCATAGTACGTTGGATTGCTTGTTTTTGAGCACGACGGAAAGCAACACGTTGCTCTAATTGACGAGCAATATTTTGACCAACAAGATGAGCATCAAGATCTGGTGATTTAATTTCAATAATGTTGATATGTACTTGTTTTCCAGTTAATTTGTTGAGTTTTGCACGTAGTGCATCAACATTTGCTCCACCTTTACCAATAACCATACCAGGTTTAGCAGTATGTAATGAAACAATAACTTTATTTACAGCGCGTTCAATTTCAATTTGTGAAACAGATGC
This Streptococcus urinalis 2285-97 DNA region includes the following protein-coding sequences:
- the rpsC gene encoding 30S ribosomal protein S3 translates to MGQKVHPIGMRVGIIRDWDAKWYADKEYADYLHEDLSIRKFINKELADASVSQIEIERAVNKVIVSLHTAKPGMVIGKGGANVDALRAKLNKLTGKQVHINIIEIKSPDLDAHLVGQNIARQLEQRVAFRRAQKQAIQRTMRAGAKGIKTQVSGRLNGADIARSEGYSEGTVPLHTLRADIDYAWEEADTTYGKLGVKVWIYRGEVLPARKNTKGGK